The window AGCCTGTCCGGCTTTATACATCTCCTCTGAAGCAGCCTGCCAAACCTTATTCAATTCTTCGGTTGCCTTTTCCACAGCTTTCAGATCCTGGCTCTTGTGGGCTTCTTTAAGGGCAGCCAGTGCCTTTTCGATATTGCCCTTCTTGTCGGCAGGGATCTTGTCGCCAAACTCTTTGAGCTGTTTCTCAGTCTGGAAGATCAGGCTGTCGGCAGCATTCAGCTTATCAATTTTTTCACGGGCTTCTTTATCTTCTTTTTCATAAGCCTTGGCTTCATCCCTCATCCGTTTGATTTCATCATCCTTCAGCCCTGATGATGCTTCGATACGGATGCTTTGCTGTTTGCCGGTACCTTTATCCTTTGCAGAAACGTTCAGGATACCATTGGCGTCGATGTCAAAGGATACTTCAATCTGAGGTATCCCTCTTGGGGCAGGCGGAATACCATCGAGGTGGAACCTTCCGATGGTTTTGTTTCCTGCGGCCATAGGCCTTTCGCCCTGTAATACGTGGATTTCAACCGAAGGTTGATTGTCGGCAGCAGTAGTAAATACTTCCGATTTCTTGGTCGGGATCGTGGTGTTGGATTCTATCAGTTTGGTGAATACGCCGCCCATGGTTTCAATTCCCAGTGACAAAGGTGTAACATCCAGTAAAAGCACGTCTTTTACTTCACCGGTCAGCACACCGCCCTGGATTGAAGCGCCGACTGCAACTACTTCATCAGGATTAACCCCTTTTGAAGGTACTTTTCCGAAGAAGTCTTCAACAATCTTCTGAACTGCAGGGATACGGGTTGATCCGCCAACCAGAATCACTTCATTGATGTCTGAAATCTGATAACCTGAATCCTGTATAGCTTTTTTACAAGGTTCAATGGTCTGCTGGAATAAAGGATCGCAGAGCTGTTCGAACTTCGAACGGGTCAGGGTTTTTACCAGGTGCTTTGGAATTCCGTTCACC of the Bacteroidota bacterium genome contains:
- a CDS encoding Hsp70 family protein encodes the protein KSTNGDTHLGGDDFDHVLINWMADEFQNDEGVDLRKDPMALQRLKEAAEKAKIELSSSTTTEINLPYIMPVNGIPKHLVKTLTRSKFEQLCDPLFQQTIEPCKKAIQDSGYQISDINEVILVGGSTRIPAVQKIVEDFFGKVPSKGVNPDEVVAVGASIQGGVLTGEVKDVLLLDVTPLSLGIETMGGVFTKLIESNTTIPTKKSEVFTTAADNQPSVEIHVLQGERPMAAGNKTIGRFHLDGIPPAPRGIPQIEVSFDIDANGILNVSAKDKGTGKQQSIRIEASSGLKDDEIKRMRDEAKAYEKEDKEAREKIDKLNAADSLIFQTEKQLKEFGDKIPADKKGNIEKALAALKEAHKSQDLKAVEKATEELNKVWQAASEEMYKAGQAAGAQQQQQQPTADQSASGGNGQSKNDKDAEVTDVDFEEVK